A single genomic interval of Sphingobacteriales bacterium harbors:
- the thiL gene encoding thiamine-phosphate kinase produces MDNNKKNNDNNNKNQENNTASTPKLTAINSLGEFGLIDHLTRHFKHHKQPSTIKGVGDDAAVMQPIASSDELCLLATDLLIEGIHFDLHYTALKHLGYKAVAVNLSDIYAMNGTPTQIVVSLAVSSRMSVEALDELYDGIYAACRDYEVDLVGGDTSSSVKGMFINIAVFGQVNTSKITYRSGAKSGDLLCVTGFLGAAYLGLQILEREKQIYIENPNIQPYLAPYQYCIGRLLRPEPRRDIVEILNNMQIVPTSMIDVSDGLSSEVLHLCKNSQVGCHIYDENIPLHPEMFETARELNLDPLTCVFNGGEDYELLFTVNPSHLTRLDDLQGIAIIGKITEPQHGAKIITKSGIEHNLIAQGWKHQ; encoded by the coding sequence ATGGATAATAATAAGAAAAACAACGACAATAATAACAAGAACCAAGAAAACAACACCGCCAGCACCCCAAAATTAACGGCAATAAATAGTTTAGGCGAGTTTGGCTTAATTGACCATTTAACCCGACACTTTAAACACCACAAACAACCAAGCACAATAAAAGGCGTTGGCGACGATGCCGCTGTTATGCAGCCCATTGCCAGTAGCGACGAGCTTTGCTTGTTGGCCACCGATTTGCTTATTGAGGGCATCCATTTTGATTTGCATTACACCGCGTTAAAGCATTTAGGCTACAAGGCCGTTGCCGTTAACTTATCTGATATTTATGCCATGAACGGTACGCCTACCCAAATAGTTGTATCGTTGGCCGTATCAAGTCGTATGAGCGTAGAAGCACTTGACGAGTTATACGACGGTATTTATGCCGCCTGCCGCGACTATGAGGTTGATTTAGTAGGGGGCGACACCAGCAGCTCGGTAAAAGGGATGTTTATAAATATTGCCGTCTTTGGACAAGTAAATACCTCAAAAATAACCTACCGCAGCGGGGCAAAATCCGGCGATTTATTATGCGTAACGGGATTTTTGGGGGCAGCTTATTTAGGACTTCAAATATTAGAGCGCGAAAAACAAATTTATATTGAAAACCCCAATATCCAACCCTATTTAGCGCCCTACCAATACTGTATTGGCCGGTTGCTGCGCCCCGAGCCGCGCCGCGACATAGTCGAAATTTTAAATAATATGCAAATAGTGCCTACCAGCATGATTGATGTTTCGGACGGCTTGTCTTCGGAGGTACTGCATTTATGCAAAAACTCGCAAGTAGGATGCCATATTTACGACGAAAATATTCCGTTACATCCGGAAATGTTTGAAACCGCCCGCGAACTTAACCTCGACCCGCTTACCTGTGTGTTTAATGGCGGCGAAGACTACGAACTTTTGTTTACCGTAAACCCCAGCCATTTAACACGCCTCGATGACTTGCAAGGAATTGCCATTATTGGCAAAATAACCGAGCCACAGCATGGCGCAAAAATAATAACCAAAAGTGGAATCGAGCACAATTTAATAGCACAAGGCTGGAAACACCAGTAA